Proteins encoded by one window of uncultured Celeribacter sp.:
- a CDS encoding N-acetylmuramoyl-L-alanine amidase produces the protein MFQLFKPLGFAALLGLSAGLFAGSSALAQTELTALARADSAASALVDQGDSVEMMLRLSQPVPFRIFTLDDPRRMVVDFAEVDWTGFDTEDFDTAEGITGLRVGGFVPGWSRMVLDLAGPYRLVHAQMSRDDKGAVLTLNLDPTASDEFALGAGTPPDAQLVRPSNEEAPKATPLRKFGDGPLRVVLDPGHGGIDPGAERDGVREKELTLTFARELQDVLNRAGGFEVTLTRTEDLFVPLETRLTLAREAGADVFLSIHADAIAEGRAEGATIYTLAARASDAASQKLAERHDRSDLLSGVDLTGQDDVIATVLMDMARTETTPRTDRLADALVTQLDDSVGMHKRPRLEAGFSVLKAPDMPSVLIELGFLSSAKDRAKLADPAWRTKAAWAVRDALLVWKEQELSLQDKLRK, from the coding sequence ATGTTTCAGCTTTTCAAACCACTGGGGTTCGCCGCTCTTCTGGGCCTCTCTGCAGGTCTCTTTGCGGGCAGCTCCGCCTTGGCGCAGACCGAGTTGACGGCGCTGGCCCGCGCCGACAGTGCGGCTTCCGCGCTGGTCGATCAGGGCGACAGCGTCGAAATGATGCTGCGTCTGAGCCAACCGGTGCCGTTTCGCATTTTTACCCTCGACGATCCGCGCCGCATGGTGGTCGATTTCGCCGAGGTCGATTGGACCGGCTTTGACACGGAGGACTTCGACACCGCCGAGGGCATCACCGGGCTGAGGGTGGGCGGTTTCGTTCCGGGCTGGTCGCGGATGGTGTTGGATTTGGCCGGACCTTACCGGTTGGTCCATGCCCAGATGTCGCGCGACGACAAAGGCGCGGTGCTGACGCTCAATCTCGATCCGACGGCCTCGGACGAGTTTGCTCTGGGGGCCGGGACGCCACCCGATGCGCAGCTCGTGCGCCCGTCCAATGAGGAGGCGCCGAAAGCCACGCCCCTGCGCAAGTTTGGCGACGGGCCGCTGCGTGTGGTGCTCGATCCCGGTCATGGCGGCATTGATCCGGGCGCTGAGCGGGATGGGGTACGCGAAAAGGAGCTGACCCTGACATTTGCCCGCGAATTGCAGGACGTGCTCAATCGCGCGGGCGGGTTCGAGGTCACTTTGACCCGCACCGAAGACCTTTTCGTGCCGCTGGAAACCCGCTTGACGCTGGCCCGCGAGGCCGGAGCCGATGTGTTCCTGTCGATCCACGCCGATGCGATTGCCGAGGGCCGGGCCGAGGGGGCGACGATCTACACTTTGGCGGCGCGCGCCTCGGATGCGGCGTCGCAAAAGCTCGCAGAGCGTCATGATCGCTCGGATTTGCTGTCTGGGGTCGATCTCACGGGGCAGGATGATGTGATCGCGACCGTGCTCATGGACATGGCCCGCACGGAAACCACGCCGCGCACGGATCGTCTGGCGGATGCTTTGGTGACCCAGCTCGACGACAGCGTCGGCATGCACAAACGTCCGCGTCTGGAGGCCGGGTTCTCGGTCCTCAAAGCGCCCGATATGCCCTCTGTCCTGATCGAATTGGGGTTCCTGTCCTCGGCCAAGGACCGTGCAAAGCTTGCCGATCCGGCCTGGCGGACCAAAGCCGCCTGGGCGGTGCGTGACGCGCTTCTGGTCTGGAAAGAACAGGAGCTGTCTTTGCAGGACAAGCTTAGAAAATAA
- a CDS encoding metal-binding protein ZinT, with translation MQKTSLALATALAATLSFTAQAQAESHDHDHDHDHAHAEEHDHAHDHDHDTKIHDGYFEDSQIASRPLSDWVGDWQSVYPLLTEGKLDAVMEHKAEHGDKSVEEYTAYYTKGYATDVDRIEIEGSTVTFHQGDSAISGEYEDDGYEILTYSRGNRGVRFIFEKVSGDDAAPQFIQFSDHRIFPSKADHYHLYWGNDRAAVLEELTNWPTYFPVDLTADQIAADMMAH, from the coding sequence ATGCAAAAAACATCTCTCGCACTCGCGACCGCACTCGCCGCCACGCTGAGCTTCACGGCTCAGGCGCAAGCCGAGTCTCACGATCACGATCATGATCACGACCACGCACATGCCGAAGAACACGATCACGCGCATGACCACGATCATGACACCAAAATCCACGACGGCTATTTCGAAGACAGCCAAATCGCCTCCCGCCCGCTCTCCGACTGGGTCGGCGACTGGCAATCCGTCTACCCGCTTTTGACCGAAGGCAAACTGGACGCGGTGATGGAACACAAAGCCGAACATGGCGACAAATCCGTCGAGGAGTACACCGCCTATTACACCAAAGGCTACGCCACCGACGTGGATCGGATCGAGATCGAGGGCAGCACCGTCACCTTCCATCAAGGCGACAGCGCAATCTCAGGCGAATATGAAGACGACGGTTATGAGATCCTGACCTATTCACGCGGCAACCGCGGCGTGCGCTTTATCTTCGAAAAAGTCTCCGGCGATGACGCGGCCCCGCAGTTCATCCAGTTCAGCGATCACCGCATCTTCCCGTCGAAAGCCGATCACTACCACCTCTACTGGGGTAACGATCGCGCGGCTGTGCTCGAAGAACTCACGAACTGGCCGACCTATTTCCCGGTCGATCTGACGGCAGATCAGATCGCCGCGGATATGATGGCGCATTAA
- a CDS encoding class I SAM-dependent methyltransferase: MRPEDILPTYERQARAFDIARSKTLFERPWLDRMLGYTPQTEGKRHVLDLGCGSGRPIAQYLYDRRCEVTGVDGAAAMVALFQQNLPRARAIRADMRGLDLGETFDAVVAWDSFFHLTAEDQRAMFATFAKHLTPRGVLLFTSGPDAGEAIGNVEHETVYHASLAPEEYRQLMAHEDIEVIAFTPEDPGCTGHSVWLARKTG; encoded by the coding sequence ATGAGACCCGAAGATATCCTTCCGACCTATGAACGTCAGGCCCGCGCTTTCGACATCGCGCGTTCGAAAACTCTGTTCGAGCGCCCCTGGCTTGACCGGATGCTGGGCTATACGCCCCAGACCGAGGGCAAGCGCCATGTGCTTGATCTGGGCTGTGGCTCGGGTCGGCCGATTGCGCAATATCTCTATGACCGGCGCTGCGAGGTGACAGGCGTCGATGGCGCCGCCGCGATGGTCGCGCTGTTTCAACAGAACCTGCCGCGTGCGCGTGCCATTCGCGCCGACATGCGCGGGCTTGATCTGGGCGAGACTTTCGATGCGGTCGTGGCCTGGGACAGTTTCTTTCACCTCACCGCCGAAGACCAACGCGCGATGTTTGCCACCTTTGCCAAACATCTGACCCCGCGTGGCGTGTTACTCTTCACCTCCGGCCCTGACGCGGGCGAAGCCATTGGCAATGTCGAACATGAGACGGTCTATCACGCGTCTCTTGCGCCCGAGGAATATCGTCAGTTGATGGCGCATGAGGACATTGAGGTGATCGCTTTTACGCCTGAGGATCCCGGCTGCACCGGGCATTCCGTGTGGTTGGCGCGCAAAACCGGCTGA
- a CDS encoding PBP1A family penicillin-binding protein, translating into MLRFIFSFFGTIFSWITTGLFLLALVVGGIFWMYGRDLPNHEALAQYQPPTISRIYSGEGKIIDEFARERRLYTPPEEIPDLVKHAFISAEDKNFYKHHGYDLRGMVAAALTAAQGGPLRGASTITQQVMKNFLLDGSRSAERKIKELILATRLEQTLTKDEILGLYLNEIDLGVRSFGVTAAAQSYFNKSLSELAPEEAAFLAIHPKAPYSYNPAKNYDGALTRRNYVLREMYENGYLTQEVYETAREKPIKSVQTGDYPSYRESLPTRDYFTDEIRRQLSKNFGEEEFFEGGLSIRATIDPEMQTNAAHALQKRLEELDRGMGQWRGTGKTIDAAALDDGTWEAALSEIRVARDVTLDGKWYVGAVNEVGDSAMTVMVEDGVGEVSVPREDIKWVRGSFRDNFTRGDVVHIRRMTTGDNGEGDLIRWSLRQVPEVQGAFMAMDVNTGRVIAMQGGFSYQNSVFNRATQATRQPGSSFKPFVYAAALDSGFTPATIVVDAPIEINTPQGVWRPKNASRQFYGPTPLRTGIEQSRNLMTIRLAQEVGMDTVARYAERFGVYDHMGQYLASSLGAEETTVFKMVSAYAMFANGGERVEPTLVDRVQDRYGRTIYRHDQRVCEECDVASLAPGVAPKIVSNRERMINAITAYQLTSMMQGVVQRGTAAGRVNLPVPVAGKTGTTNDGKDAWFMGFTSNIVAGCYIGYDTPRAMRGASGGGFCGPVFNDFMQDAVKKYGGGKFKVPPGGHFIKIDRYTGARLNDSASGPNVVAEYFRDGEEPIFGLMYDGGFAMGADLPLFEGQTNSSGEREVQTSTGRTIRVPEKAPINSLSSGGLY; encoded by the coding sequence GTGCTCAGATTTATCTTTTCGTTTTTCGGCACAATCTTCTCGTGGATCACCACGGGGCTGTTTTTGCTGGCGCTGGTCGTCGGCGGCATCTTTTGGATGTATGGCCGCGATTTGCCGAACCACGAAGCCCTGGCGCAATACCAACCGCCGACGATTTCACGGATTTATTCCGGCGAGGGCAAGATCATCGACGAATTCGCCCGCGAGCGCCGCCTCTATACACCGCCCGAGGAAATCCCCGATCTGGTGAAACACGCCTTCATTTCCGCCGAGGATAAGAACTTTTACAAACACCATGGCTATGACCTGCGCGGCATGGTGGCGGCGGCTTTGACCGCAGCACAAGGCGGGCCTCTGCGCGGCGCCTCGACGATCACCCAGCAGGTGATGAAGAACTTCCTGCTCGACGGCTCGCGGTCTGCCGAGCGAAAGATCAAGGAATTGATCTTGGCCACGCGTCTCGAACAAACCCTGACCAAGGACGAAATTCTCGGGCTTTATCTCAACGAGATTGATTTGGGCGTGCGCTCTTTCGGCGTGACGGCGGCGGCGCAGAGCTATTTCAACAAGAGCCTGTCCGAGCTGGCGCCTGAAGAAGCGGCGTTTCTCGCGATCCACCCGAAAGCGCCTTATTCGTACAACCCCGCGAAGAATTACGACGGGGCTTTGACGCGCCGCAACTACGTGCTGCGTGAGATGTATGAGAACGGTTATCTGACGCAGGAGGTCTATGAAACGGCGCGCGAAAAACCGATCAAATCGGTGCAGACCGGCGATTATCCGAGCTACCGCGAGAGCCTGCCGACGCGCGATTACTTTACCGACGAAATCCGACGCCAGCTGTCGAAGAACTTCGGCGAAGAGGAGTTCTTCGAAGGTGGCTTGTCGATCCGCGCGACGATTGATCCGGAAATGCAGACCAACGCGGCGCATGCGCTTCAGAAACGTCTCGAAGAGCTGGATCGCGGCATGGGCCAGTGGCGCGGCACCGGCAAGACGATCGACGCCGCAGCGCTGGACGATGGCACATGGGAGGCGGCGCTCTCCGAGATCCGGGTGGCACGCGATGTGACGCTGGATGGCAAATGGTACGTCGGTGCGGTGAACGAAGTGGGCGACAGCGCCATGACAGTTATGGTCGAGGACGGTGTCGGCGAGGTCTCCGTGCCGCGCGAGGACATCAAATGGGTGCGCGGATCGTTCCGGGACAATTTCACCCGCGGCGACGTGGTCCACATTCGCCGCATGACCACCGGCGACAACGGCGAGGGCGATCTGATCCGCTGGTCGCTGCGTCAGGTGCCGGAAGTGCAGGGCGCCTTCATGGCGATGGACGTCAACACGGGCCGGGTGATCGCGATGCAGGGCGGGTTCTCCTATCAGAACTCGGTCTTCAACCGCGCCACCCAGGCGACGCGCCAGCCGGGGTCTTCGTTCAAACCCTTCGTCTACGCGGCGGCTTTGGACAGTGGCTTTACGCCCGCGACCATCGTCGTCGACGCGCCCATTGAGATCAACACGCCGCAGGGTGTCTGGCGCCCGAAGAACGCCTCCCGCCAATTCTACGGCCCGACGCCCTTGCGGACCGGGATCGAGCAATCGCGGAACCTGATGACCATCCGTTTGGCCCAGGAGGTCGGCATGGACACGGTCGCGCGCTATGCCGAACGCTTTGGTGTTTATGATCACATGGGGCAATATCTCGCGTCGTCTTTGGGCGCCGAGGAAACCACCGTGTTCAAGATGGTCTCCGCCTACGCCATGTTCGCCAACGGTGGCGAGCGCGTCGAACCGACACTCGTTGACCGGGTGCAGGACCGCTACGGGCGGACGATCTATCGCCATGACCAACGGGTCTGCGAAGAATGCGACGTGGCCTCTCTGGCCCCCGGCGTGGCGCCCAAAATCGTCTCGAACCGCGAACGCATGATCAACGCGATCACCGCCTATCAGCTGACCTCCATGATGCAGGGCGTGGTCCAGCGCGGCACGGCCGCCGGGCGCGTCAACCTGCCGGTGCCGGTGGCGGGCAAGACGGGGACCACCAATGACGGCAAGGACGCCTGGTTCATGGGCTTTACCTCGAACATCGTTGCGGGCTGTTACATCGGCTACGACACGCCGCGGGCGATGCGGGGGGCCTCGGGCGGTGGCTTCTGTGGCCCGGTGTTCAACGATTTCATGCAGGACGCGGTGAAAAAATACGGCGGCGGCAAATTCAAAGTGCCCCCGGGCGGCCATTTCATCAAGATCGACCGCTACACCGGCGCGCGTCTGAACGACAGTGCCTCTGGCCCGAACGTTGTGGCGGAATATTTCCGCGATGGCGAAGAGCCGATCTTTGGTCTGATGTATGATGGCGGTTTTGCTATGGGCGCGGATTTGCCGTTGTTCGAAGGTCAGACAAACTCGTCCGGCGAACGTGAGGTGCAAACCTCGACAGGCCGCACGATCAGGGTGCCTGAGAAAGCGCCGATCAACTCGCTGTCGTCAGGCGGTCTCTATTAG
- a CDS encoding calcium-binding protein — protein sequence MFNGSVYTFMLENCSGFGSFLQTDTTVSLVDYIDESVLDAVTITGDAMATEWLTGDETLKLFQSNGQWYAAVALGAEGGIALFEVEDDGTGSDGELTYISPVTGTDIGTESDFDILDFDGITYIGGANAAQNSLYFYYVHTGMGELIYGGDLSSGGGRSLDDVARIEIISPTNPAYETGYIIAAGPTDGVSLIDVSNTFPELAHPDVASIGMPDEIAVYEVDGTIYLYSVDETSGVMWVYSIDPTTNTFVYKMGQNLLTDSGLSSVDVTDISFLDYGAGTLMAVGLEDTEALLLYSLDSGGTPVLLDVVPSSEINDVVSVELVEFDGVPYVAVVETDLGFISLFEIGENGDLIAAKGTNDEPIGLGGDDTLLGYDGADLINGGSGADTIYSGAGDDVLRGADGYDTIDGGGDNDTLYGGNHDDILQGGSGNDTLYGQADDDRIDGGLGNDDLYGGTGADTFVLAGTFGDDVIHDFTDGEDLIDLSGTSGLLSMVDVVSNWIQLGDDVMIADGGNPFSLRTQILQISAPPTLCSDRRI from the coding sequence ATGTTCAATGGCTCGGTCTATACATTCATGCTCGAAAACTGCAGTGGGTTCGGGAGCTTTCTGCAAACCGATACGACCGTCTCTCTCGTCGATTACATTGACGAAAGCGTGTTGGATGCGGTCACGATCACCGGGGATGCGATGGCCACGGAATGGCTGACAGGCGATGAGACGCTCAAGCTATTTCAGTCGAACGGCCAGTGGTATGCAGCGGTGGCTCTTGGCGCTGAAGGCGGCATTGCCCTGTTCGAAGTGGAGGATGATGGCACAGGCTCGGACGGAGAGCTGACCTATATCTCACCCGTCACCGGCACCGACATTGGAACGGAAAGCGATTTCGATATCCTCGACTTCGACGGTATTACCTATATTGGCGGCGCGAATGCGGCTCAAAACAGCCTCTACTTTTATTATGTCCACACGGGCATGGGCGAACTGATTTATGGTGGGGATCTGAGTTCCGGGGGCGGCCGGTCTCTCGACGATGTGGCCAGGATTGAAATCATCTCCCCCACGAATCCCGCCTATGAGACGGGTTACATCATTGCGGCGGGGCCAACAGACGGGGTGAGTCTGATCGACGTGTCCAACACTTTCCCCGAACTGGCCCATCCGGATGTGGCCAGCATTGGTATGCCCGACGAAATCGCCGTGTATGAAGTCGATGGCACGATTTATCTCTACAGTGTGGATGAAACGTCCGGTGTCATGTGGGTGTATTCGATCGACCCGACGACGAACACTTTTGTTTATAAGATGGGGCAAAACCTGTTGACCGACAGCGGTCTGTCCTCGGTGGATGTGACCGACATTTCCTTCCTCGATTACGGGGCCGGGACGCTGATGGCCGTTGGCCTGGAAGACACCGAGGCGCTTTTGCTTTACTCTCTCGACAGTGGCGGCACTCCTGTGCTTCTGGATGTGGTTCCATCCTCCGAGATCAACGATGTCGTCTCTGTGGAGTTGGTCGAATTTGATGGGGTGCCCTATGTCGCCGTGGTTGAAACAGACCTTGGATTCATTTCGCTTTTTGAAATCGGTGAGAATGGCGATCTGATTGCAGCCAAGGGGACGAACGACGAGCCTATCGGCCTTGGGGGCGACGATACGCTTTTGGGCTACGACGGCGCCGATCTGATCAACGGCGGCAGCGGCGCGGATACGATCTATAGTGGGGCCGGGGACGACGTGCTGCGTGGTGCTGACGGCTATGACACCATCGACGGGGGAGGTGACAACGACACCCTCTACGGCGGCAATCATGACGATATCCTTCAGGGGGGCTCGGGCAACGATACGCTTTATGGGCAGGCGGATGACGACCGGATCGACGGCGGTCTGGGCAATGATGATCTCTACGGGGGCACCGGTGCGGATACCTTTGTCTTAGCGGGCACCTTTGGCGATGATGTCATCCACGACTTCACGGACGGAGAGGATCTGATCGACCTCTCGGGAACCTCGGGGCTTTTGTCCATGGTCGATGTCGTGAGCAATTGGATTCAGCTTGGCGACGACGTCATGATTGCGGATGGGGGGAACCCATTCTCATTGAGAACACAGATATTGCAGATCTCGGCGCCTCCGACTTTGTGTTCTGATCGACGGATTTGA